In one window of Carassius auratus strain Wakin chromosome 28, ASM336829v1, whole genome shotgun sequence DNA:
- the LOC113047069 gene encoding zinc finger protein 664-like isoform X1: MNEAEAESCRIKEEVIEEKIDLMEAINEMEQVIEAGKKHHDIETDETSLRPLWETRPEICFICPQCREIFTSKESLNLHIKCERGIKPYACDLCEKTFSQKANLAKHKKIHTDEKPHSCDQCGKKFRSNGNLNIHMKIHTGEMPYMCDQCGRKFRHKGNLNTHMRIHAGVSETTEEKQHTCSQCGKRFRQKQHLDRHTKIHTGEKPHSCDHCGKKFRDTGNLNIHMKIHTGEMPYMCDQCKRKFRHKASLNIHMRIHAGEGEDKPHTCSQCGKRFRQKHLVDQHMRIHTGEKPHSCDHCGQSFTRKQQLNDHIKIHTGQNLHTCEQCGKSYRKLSVFKVHLLHHSRDRIYNCDQCSKRFFRPDNLKEHMKTHSEERPYVCYLCAKSFRHLNCLKKHLKRHSGVKDHTCSECGKSFFNRYALKQHQTVHTREKPYQCSHCDKRFSILGNLKRHESVHTS, translated from the exons ATGAATGAAGCAGAAGCAGAGTCCTGCAGGATCAAGGAGGAGGTCATCGAAGAAAAGAtag aCCTGATGGAAGCGATCAATGAGATGGAACAAGTGATTGAAGCGGGGAAGAAACATCATGACATCGAAACTGATGAAACCTCCTTGAGACCCTTGTGGGAAACGAGACCCGAAATATGTTTCATTTGCCCTCAGTGTCGAGAGATTTTCACATCCAAAGAAAGTCTCAATCTTCACATAAAATGTGAAAGAGGAATTAAGCCGTACGCATGTGATCTCTGCGAGAAGACTTTCAGTCAAAAAGCAAACCTTGCCAAACACAAGAAAATCCACACTGATGAGAAGCCACactcatgtgatcagtgtgggaagaagTTCAGAAGTAATGGAAATCTGAATAttcacatgaaaatccacaccGGAGAGATGCCGTACatgtgtgatcagtgcgggagGAAGTTCAGACATAAAGGAAACCTCAATACACACATGAGAATCCACGCTGGAGTGAGTGAAACCACTGAAGAAAAACAACACACATGCagtcagtgtggaaagagattcaGACAAAAACAACACCTCGATCGACACACaaaaatccacactggagagaaaccgcaCTCGTGTGATCACTGTGGGAAGAAGTTCAGAGATACAGGGAACCTGAATAttcacatgaaaatccacaccGGAGAGATGCCGTACATGTGTGATCAGTGCAAGAGGAAATTCAGACATAAAGCAAGCCTCAATATACACATGAGAATCCACGCTGGAGAGGGTGAAGATAAACCGCACACATGCAGTCAATGTGGAAAGAGATTCAGACAAAAACACCTTGTCGATCAACACATGAgaatccacaccggagagaaaccgcACTCGTGTGATCACTGCGGGCAGAGTTTTACACGAAAACAGCAACTTAATGATCATATAAAGATCCACACGGGACAAAACCTGCACACCTGTGAACAGTGCGGGAAGAGTTACAGGAAGTTAAGTGTTTTCAAAGTACATCTGCTCCATCATTCTAGAGACAGGATCTAtaactgtgaccagtgcagtaaaaggtTTTTTAGGCCAGATAACCTGAAGGAGCACATGAAAACCCATTCAGAGGAGAGGCCTTACGTGTGTTATTTGTGTGCAAAGAGCTTTAGACAtctgaattgtttaaaaaaacacctgaaaagaCACAGCGGTGTGAAGGATCATACTTGCTCTGAGTGCGGAAAGAGTTTTTTTAACCGTTATGCTCTGAAACAGCACCAGACCGTTCACACCAGAGAAAAACCTTaccagtgttcacactgtgacaagagattcagtattTTAGGAAacctgaaaagacatgagagtgTTCACACTAGCTAG
- the LOC113047069 gene encoding zinc finger protein 664-like isoform X2, with translation MEAINEMEQVIEAGKKHHDIETDETSLRPLWETRPEICFICPQCREIFTSKESLNLHIKCERGIKPYACDLCEKTFSQKANLAKHKKIHTDEKPHSCDQCGKKFRSNGNLNIHMKIHTGEMPYMCDQCGRKFRHKGNLNTHMRIHAGVSETTEEKQHTCSQCGKRFRQKQHLDRHTKIHTGEKPHSCDHCGKKFRDTGNLNIHMKIHTGEMPYMCDQCKRKFRHKASLNIHMRIHAGEGEDKPHTCSQCGKRFRQKHLVDQHMRIHTGEKPHSCDHCGQSFTRKQQLNDHIKIHTGQNLHTCEQCGKSYRKLSVFKVHLLHHSRDRIYNCDQCSKRFFRPDNLKEHMKTHSEERPYVCYLCAKSFRHLNCLKKHLKRHSGVKDHTCSECGKSFFNRYALKQHQTVHTREKPYQCSHCDKRFSILGNLKRHESVHTS, from the coding sequence ATGGAAGCGATCAATGAGATGGAACAAGTGATTGAAGCGGGGAAGAAACATCATGACATCGAAACTGATGAAACCTCCTTGAGACCCTTGTGGGAAACGAGACCCGAAATATGTTTCATTTGCCCTCAGTGTCGAGAGATTTTCACATCCAAAGAAAGTCTCAATCTTCACATAAAATGTGAAAGAGGAATTAAGCCGTACGCATGTGATCTCTGCGAGAAGACTTTCAGTCAAAAAGCAAACCTTGCCAAACACAAGAAAATCCACACTGATGAGAAGCCACactcatgtgatcagtgtgggaagaagTTCAGAAGTAATGGAAATCTGAATAttcacatgaaaatccacaccGGAGAGATGCCGTACatgtgtgatcagtgcgggagGAAGTTCAGACATAAAGGAAACCTCAATACACACATGAGAATCCACGCTGGAGTGAGTGAAACCACTGAAGAAAAACAACACACATGCagtcagtgtggaaagagattcaGACAAAAACAACACCTCGATCGACACACaaaaatccacactggagagaaaccgcaCTCGTGTGATCACTGTGGGAAGAAGTTCAGAGATACAGGGAACCTGAATAttcacatgaaaatccacaccGGAGAGATGCCGTACATGTGTGATCAGTGCAAGAGGAAATTCAGACATAAAGCAAGCCTCAATATACACATGAGAATCCACGCTGGAGAGGGTGAAGATAAACCGCACACATGCAGTCAATGTGGAAAGAGATTCAGACAAAAACACCTTGTCGATCAACACATGAgaatccacaccggagagaaaccgcACTCGTGTGATCACTGCGGGCAGAGTTTTACACGAAAACAGCAACTTAATGATCATATAAAGATCCACACGGGACAAAACCTGCACACCTGTGAACAGTGCGGGAAGAGTTACAGGAAGTTAAGTGTTTTCAAAGTACATCTGCTCCATCATTCTAGAGACAGGATCTAtaactgtgaccagtgcagtaaaaggtTTTTTAGGCCAGATAACCTGAAGGAGCACATGAAAACCCATTCAGAGGAGAGGCCTTACGTGTGTTATTTGTGTGCAAAGAGCTTTAGACAtctgaattgtttaaaaaaacacctgaaaagaCACAGCGGTGTGAAGGATCATACTTGCTCTGAGTGCGGAAAGAGTTTTTTTAACCGTTATGCTCTGAAACAGCACCAGACCGTTCACACCAGAGAAAAACCTTaccagtgttcacactgtgacaagagattcagtattTTAGGAAacctgaaaagacatgagagtgTTCACACTAGCTAG